From a single Lolium rigidum isolate FL_2022 chromosome 7, APGP_CSIRO_Lrig_0.1, whole genome shotgun sequence genomic region:
- the LOC124672441 gene encoding bZIP transcription factor RISBZ2-like: protein MDHLFSLDENIPEPIPFQTPLPSLALEPQADSGGTGGAEIDAGGGVGGGGAMNPCLPECFSPKLMDNSSSLDTPTPPATNSKADSELHNNPAAEASHKRRYEVIQEEDNDVVEVISSPPAPTSASAALDPVAYNAMLRRKLDADLAAVAVWRTSRGIFLQSSHGNIASQNSNGYSNLGSPNHVGEVGVHQVSSSSWNPSPSDDDMEGDEETMGNRNVTAAKVKKRKESNRDSARRSRSRKAAHMKELEQQVSLLRFENKSLMMSLTEVSQRYNNVIVDNRILKANVETLETKVKMSEETMKRITRASNFPQAISSISSHSHHIGGPRLDTITNTLLPTQDTPVSYFVSTTNDVDVNNRYIPEVAPIPTFQVDNPSTLLHMQPMVTLDHHQRRMCGGMPSASVPTPQWEATMMDQDEFINMGMQ from the exons ATGGACCATCTATTCTCACTAGATGAGAACATCCCCGAACCCATCCCTTTCCAGACTCCCTTGCCGTCTTTGGCGTTGGAGCCTCAGGCGGACAGTGGAGGCACCGGAGGAGCAGAGATCGATGCCGGTGGTGGTGTAGGTGGTGGTGGAGCTATGAACCCGTGCTTGCCAGAATGCTTCTCCCCAAAGCTCATGGACAATTCATCATCACTGGACACCCCCACCCCACCAGCAACGAACTCAAAAGCTGATTCAGAGCTTCACAATAATCCGGCGGCCGAAGCGAGCCATAAGAGGCGCTACGAGGTCATCCAGGAGGAGGATAACGACGTTGTGGAGGTAATCTCCTCGCCACCCGCACCAACATCGGCGAGCGCGGCGTTGGACCCGGTGGCGTACAACGCGATGCTAAGGCGGAAGCTCGATGCGGACCTCGCCGCGGTTGCCGTGTGGAGG ACCTCACGTGGAATTTTCCTACAAAgttcacatggcaatatagcatcacAAAATTCAAATGGCTATAGTAACTTGGGCTCGCCAAATCACGTTGGAG aggttggtGTCCATCAAGTTAGCTCTTCCTCATGGAATCCATCACCATcagatgatgatatggaaggggatgaagaaacaATGGGAAATAGGAATGTTACTGCAGCAAAAGTGAAGAAGAG GAAGGAATCTAACCGAGATTCAGCTCGACGCTCAAGGAGTAGAAAAGCTGCTCACATGAAGGAACTAGAGCAGCAG GTGTCATTACTAAGATTTGAAAACAAATCTCTGATGATGAGTCTTACAGAAGTCAGTCAAAGATACAACAACGTTATTGTTGACAATAGGATATTAAAGGCAAATGTTGAAACCTTAGAAACAAAG GTGAAGATGTCAGAGGAAACTATGAAGAGGATCACACGTGCGAGCAATTTCCCCCAAGCCATATCTAGCATATCATCGCATAGCCACCACATAGGTGGGCCCCGATTGGACACCATTACCAATACTCTACTACCAACCCAAGACACCCCAGTTAGCTACTTTGTGAGTACAACAAATGATGTTGATGTGAACAATAGGTACATCCCAGAGGTAGCTCCGATACCGACTTTCCAAGTTGACAACCCATCAACTTTACTACATATGCAACCTATGGTTACCCTGGATCATCACCAAAGAAGGATGTGTGGTGGCATGCCAAGTGCATCAGTACCTACCCCACAATGGGAAGCTACTATGATGGATCAAGATGAGTTTATCAACATGGGGATGCAGTAG